Proteins encoded by one window of Desulfovibrio inopinatus DSM 10711:
- a CDS encoding transposase, which produces MKSAAHRRHDISDRVWELLEPHLPGRKGTWGGVAHDNRLFINAVFWILRTGAPWRDLPPDYGDWKNTHRRFCR; this is translated from the coding sequence ATGAAGAGTGCAGCACATAGACGACATGATATTTCTGACCGGGTATGGGAGTTGCTCGAACCTCATTTACCAGGAAGAAAAGGAACGTGGGGAGGTGTCGCCCATGACAATCGGCTTTTCATTAATGCCGTTTTCTGGATACTCCGAACTGGGGCTCCATGGAGAGATCTTCCACCCGATTACGGCGATTGGAAAAATACACATCGTCGATTTTGTCGTTG
- a CDS encoding DUF3540 domain-containing protein yields the protein MNDQTEAVMKSTAEKQDASPYSELGRPLLTVVTRSGQNVEVEDALLSSPNAVTGMGRGAVLCWKGNEMDVECENNVVIHARQADGCLMRPEPGDLVLFHAPEYGKPGAVFVLHVLEKTSDTARLHIPGKLHIQSEGAMQFQAPDMLLQAEKTTVASSKFHVLADSFSTKAGQILTTAASMDNVIGELTQKICTSVREVETEVVRAGGLRQFIRNRFLVRAGRASVIAEDDVTVDGEKVHLG from the coding sequence ATGAATGATCAAACTGAAGCCGTCATGAAGAGTACGGCCGAGAAGCAAGACGCCTCTCCTTACTCGGAGCTTGGTCGGCCTCTCCTGACGGTTGTGACACGGTCGGGACAGAACGTGGAGGTGGAAGACGCCTTATTATCGTCCCCCAACGCGGTGACGGGCATGGGACGTGGTGCTGTGCTTTGCTGGAAAGGAAACGAAATGGATGTGGAGTGTGAAAACAATGTTGTCATACACGCCCGTCAAGCAGATGGTTGTTTAATGCGACCTGAACCGGGAGATCTCGTTCTTTTTCATGCTCCCGAATATGGTAAGCCGGGAGCGGTGTTTGTGCTGCACGTTTTGGAAAAAACAAGCGATACAGCCAGACTCCACATTCCGGGGAAGCTCCACATACAATCAGAAGGGGCGATGCAGTTTCAGGCCCCAGACATGCTACTCCAGGCCGAGAAGACCACGGTGGCATCGTCGAAATTTCATGTCTTGGCCGATTCGTTTTCTACCAAGGCCGGTCAAATTCTTACAACAGCCGCATCGATGGATAACGTTATCGGTGAGTTGACGCAAAAAATTTGTACATCGGTACGTGAGGTCGAGACTGAAGTTGTGCGAGCAGGTGGTCTACGGCAATTTATACGTAATCGTTTTCTTGTCCGCGCAGGGCGTGCGTCCGTCATTGCCGAGGACGATGTGACCGTAGACGGGGAAAAGGTGCATTTGGGCTAG
- a CDS encoding pentapeptide repeat-containing protein, with translation MMQRDDFLAALGTHGSIRDCDCSGIDLSNLDLENVVLERVVFRGANFRQTTIRYAEITDCDCSESSWAQADTFQADFRRCDLSRADFNGASLVRAVFLNCRFDATDFTGADLTRTLLDSADLSTAIFKNTVLQKACLHDAIVAGQSFSGCDLRLAMFIRADMTKADLSGLDVTQANFSGANLSSARFLSAHGKYTHFIGANVEQADFSESILPQATFREAQLSKAIFHGADVEQGQFSHAICDGVDFVQANLTFADFSYATVSNARFYGAQLFMTNMHCVHLDTVDGTGADFSSLRTTDKDLAEAEMWTPDA, from the coding sequence ATGATGCAGAGAGATGATTTTCTTGCCGCGCTTGGTACTCATGGTTCCATTCGTGATTGCGATTGTTCCGGAATCGATCTGTCCAATCTCGATCTTGAGAATGTGGTTCTGGAACGCGTTGTTTTTCGTGGAGCCAACTTTCGTCAAACAACAATACGTTATGCTGAAATAACGGACTGCGACTGTTCCGAGTCTTCCTGGGCGCAAGCGGACACATTTCAGGCCGACTTTCGCAGATGTGATTTGAGCCGCGCTGACTTCAATGGTGCCAGTCTGGTTCGGGCAGTGTTTTTGAATTGTCGATTCGATGCCACGGATTTTACCGGGGCCGACTTGACTCGAACTCTTCTCGATAGTGCCGATCTCTCGACGGCTATTTTCAAAAACACCGTTTTGCAGAAGGCATGCCTTCATGATGCTATTGTAGCAGGGCAATCGTTTTCAGGCTGCGACCTTCGCTTAGCCATGTTCATACGAGCGGACATGACCAAGGCTGATTTATCGGGTCTTGATGTTACCCAGGCTAATTTTTCGGGAGCCAACCTTTCATCGGCACGATTTCTCTCAGCACACGGGAAATATACACATTTTATTGGTGCCAATGTGGAACAGGCTGACTTTTCAGAGAGTATTTTACCACAAGCAACGTTTCGTGAAGCACAGCTTTCCAAAGCCATTTTTCATGGAGCTGATGTGGAACAGGGACAATTTTCTCATGCCATATGTGATGGCGTTGATTTTGTTCAAGCAAATTTAACATTTGCCGATTTTTCGTATGCAACCGTGAGCAACGCCCGATTTTACGGCGCACAACTCTTTATGACGAATATGCATTGCGTGCACCTCGATACAGTTGACGGGACAGGTGCTGACTTTTCTTCTCTACGGACAACTGACAAGGATTTAGCTGAAGCTGAAATGTGGACACCAGACGCATGA